In a single window of the Pseudobacteriovorax antillogorgiicola genome:
- a CDS encoding beta-ketoacyl synthase N-terminal-like domain-containing protein: MDIAIVGLGARLPGCDNLMDVWHKLAYEDQDFETQNDPPWCRPSQISGLDFRDHIPHDKACFGHKDFKKPWNLDLSSDRYETLDPLVKISLDCGRNAFFDCQWQPVDGCRARVILGHMAMPTIGSTQLARDVFLTTYLQSITAMESQVFGADPSQYLVASLPATVLGQALGFQRAGFSVDTGSLSALSALEIACRSLETHDLDFAISGGVAGPEPLYAQMSFTQLGLLSNTGHGKPFSRSSDGLVLGSGGVLFALKRLADAKSHGDHVYGVIRSCKTCPQVTPGTKALEHAHQIAAWDHEAIDYLEGFGTGVAEWDRTVLRGYEEFWQQRSRRLNLASSHGAFGFLQGASGGLALLRCLLSFEKKAMVPTPGSDQDWNEHHPNSILCMTSKVSPWAGAGSRKAGVHVAGLSAGEGAMLVEDVEAPIRSQEIIAPRLKPAIPIAIVGVGVRRASSDREIFHDHDEVEATDAYDEALQRFLNQKKLSLGTRHRFTQIRCDPELHDCSGAATVILSQQCIATALSGVNGGMNETGLFWSGELCQDVHRQGLRWLIEELCQHWNLRNAGGLDSDQLEQWIEQVKDTFAPALHRDVVMEWLSSYQTQQLFSGPLTQAESFACGLSSGLVALEQAVQQLSSGLIQQAIVGASDLATASLSAVSLIHEMDSAGSLDQLILEDASICLVLKSLDQAQQDGDTIWATIDGFQNPIGAAGLAESSNSYQGAATGLLSFWEAWEQARTNQQLKFDYPTFGQGILFSKTREGSKEFAWQCPNYFTMKKLCHEMPRCPPPPQFIRPVQGGSHKLEQGSQELLGEWPSNRDFISQTIELLSATPDSSPMMGQPLTPRTELSIVEDRDGAMSYGLFSPRWHHGEDRENRFEGAMRARGEEAYEPLVPPDLQNASSKSENNLDSTLSLSQEHLLELSSGHVEVALGEAFRAFDDGRQLTRIPQTPYSFLSSVSFDRASLMQADEARCQGTYILNSDLWFLGQGEAEPPFFVILECGLQTSHVLSLIAGSPFQSGEDLYFRHLQGQVTYVASKISGCSELTIACRCRGIQKYPELILQDFEFDIRANDHTLLSGLCKVSLSTASQLNSLGDFQNFQVPALSRRAPAEEFFYSGDETVCLIDHVEPLIPRGGAYENGRVKGYRRLSPDDWYFHAHYKDDPVFPTGLALQMAIHLAQHSAKKLWPTGCFAFSDGCNLEWLSRGQVRPYHDELCLDLHIHRTDDDKRSMTCDVYFHADGQAIGLVSGLGVEQKQVHL; the protein is encoded by the coding sequence GTGGACATCGCAATCGTTGGTTTGGGGGCTAGGCTCCCTGGTTGTGACAACTTAATGGATGTCTGGCACAAGCTAGCCTACGAAGATCAAGACTTCGAGACTCAAAACGATCCTCCCTGGTGTCGCCCATCTCAAATCTCAGGTCTCGATTTTCGAGACCACATTCCTCACGATAAGGCATGTTTTGGCCATAAAGACTTTAAAAAGCCATGGAACCTTGATCTTAGCTCTGATCGGTACGAGACTTTAGATCCTCTGGTGAAAATCAGTTTAGATTGTGGTCGCAATGCGTTCTTCGATTGCCAGTGGCAGCCAGTGGATGGATGTCGGGCGAGGGTGATTTTAGGGCACATGGCAATGCCTACCATTGGCTCAACCCAACTGGCCCGGGATGTTTTTCTTACGACATATTTGCAGAGTATTACGGCAATGGAGTCTCAAGTTTTTGGGGCTGACCCAAGCCAGTACCTTGTGGCAAGCCTTCCAGCGACGGTCCTGGGTCAGGCCCTTGGCTTTCAAAGGGCCGGCTTTTCTGTAGATACTGGTAGCTTGTCCGCCTTGTCGGCTTTGGAGATAGCCTGCCGATCACTAGAAACACACGATCTTGATTTTGCGATTTCAGGTGGAGTTGCGGGACCAGAGCCTCTTTATGCCCAGATGAGCTTTACTCAGTTGGGCCTGCTTTCCAATACTGGTCATGGAAAACCATTCTCTAGGTCGAGCGACGGACTAGTGCTCGGTAGTGGAGGGGTGCTCTTTGCACTAAAACGCTTGGCGGACGCAAAATCTCACGGAGATCATGTTTACGGAGTGATTCGCAGCTGTAAAACTTGTCCTCAGGTGACCCCAGGAACCAAGGCTTTAGAGCATGCTCATCAGATAGCTGCTTGGGATCACGAAGCAATTGATTATCTGGAAGGCTTCGGTACTGGAGTTGCCGAATGGGATCGTACAGTTTTGCGTGGATATGAAGAGTTTTGGCAGCAGCGCTCTCGCAGACTGAACTTGGCAAGTTCTCACGGTGCCTTTGGCTTCCTTCAAGGAGCCTCTGGAGGGTTGGCACTGTTACGTTGTCTTCTCAGTTTTGAGAAAAAGGCAATGGTGCCAACCCCAGGGTCTGATCAGGACTGGAACGAGCATCACCCCAATTCAATTCTATGTATGACTTCGAAAGTATCTCCATGGGCTGGGGCTGGCTCCCGCAAAGCAGGAGTTCATGTTGCTGGCCTGAGTGCTGGTGAAGGTGCAATGCTTGTCGAAGATGTTGAGGCGCCGATAAGAAGTCAGGAAATAATTGCTCCTAGGCTAAAGCCAGCAATCCCAATAGCGATTGTTGGTGTTGGTGTGAGGCGGGCTTCCTCTGATCGTGAAATCTTTCATGATCATGACGAGGTTGAAGCAACGGACGCCTATGACGAGGCTCTACAAAGATTTCTGAATCAGAAGAAACTCAGCTTAGGAACAAGACATCGTTTTACCCAAATCCGATGCGATCCGGAACTCCATGACTGCTCAGGGGCAGCCACTGTCATACTCTCGCAGCAGTGTATTGCAACAGCCTTAAGTGGTGTGAATGGCGGAATGAATGAAACGGGACTGTTCTGGTCTGGTGAACTTTGTCAGGACGTGCATCGTCAAGGGCTGCGGTGGCTAATAGAGGAGCTTTGTCAGCATTGGAATCTAAGGAACGCTGGTGGTCTTGATAGTGATCAACTGGAGCAGTGGATCGAGCAGGTAAAAGATACTTTTGCACCCGCTCTGCATAGGGATGTAGTGATGGAGTGGCTGTCATCTTATCAGACTCAGCAACTCTTTAGTGGGCCTTTGACTCAAGCAGAATCTTTTGCTTGTGGGCTCAGTTCTGGTCTGGTTGCCTTGGAGCAGGCCGTTCAGCAACTTAGCTCGGGTCTTATTCAGCAAGCTATTGTGGGAGCCAGTGATTTGGCAACAGCATCCTTATCAGCTGTTTCCTTAATCCATGAAATGGACTCTGCTGGCAGCTTGGACCAGCTCATTTTAGAAGACGCCAGTATATGTTTGGTGCTTAAAAGCCTCGATCAAGCTCAGCAAGACGGTGACACCATTTGGGCGACAATAGATGGGTTCCAAAACCCGATAGGAGCGGCGGGACTAGCTGAATCATCGAATTCTTATCAGGGAGCTGCTACTGGTCTGCTATCATTTTGGGAGGCTTGGGAGCAAGCGAGGACGAATCAGCAACTGAAGTTTGACTACCCCACATTTGGCCAAGGGATTCTTTTTTCAAAAACAAGAGAAGGCTCCAAAGAATTTGCTTGGCAGTGCCCAAATTATTTTACTATGAAGAAGCTCTGTCATGAAATGCCTCGATGTCCGCCTCCACCCCAGTTTATTCGGCCGGTTCAAGGTGGATCTCACAAGCTAGAGCAAGGTTCCCAGGAGCTTTTAGGCGAGTGGCCTAGTAATCGCGATTTTATTAGTCAGACAATCGAGCTTCTATCTGCCACGCCTGACTCGAGCCCGATGATGGGGCAGCCATTGACCCCCCGAACCGAGCTGTCTATCGTCGAAGATCGGGACGGAGCCATGAGCTATGGCTTGTTCTCTCCGCGATGGCACCATGGTGAAGATAGAGAAAATCGATTCGAAGGTGCCATGCGTGCTCGGGGAGAGGAGGCCTACGAGCCCTTAGTACCTCCAGATCTCCAGAATGCTAGTTCTAAGTCTGAAAACAACCTAGACTCGACTCTATCATTAAGCCAAGAACATCTCTTGGAGTTGTCGAGTGGTCACGTGGAAGTTGCACTAGGAGAAGCGTTTCGAGCCTTTGATGACGGTCGTCAATTGACTAGGATTCCCCAAACACCTTACAGCTTCTTATCAAGTGTTAGCTTCGATAGAGCATCGCTGATGCAGGCTGATGAAGCTCGATGCCAGGGAACATACATTTTGAATTCGGATCTTTGGTTTCTAGGACAGGGTGAGGCTGAGCCGCCGTTCTTCGTGATCCTTGAATGTGGTTTGCAAACAAGTCATGTCCTCTCTCTTATTGCCGGATCTCCTTTTCAGTCTGGTGAGGATCTCTACTTTCGGCATCTACAAGGGCAAGTGACTTATGTCGCTTCAAAAATTTCTGGCTGTTCAGAGCTAACTATTGCCTGTCGATGCCGGGGAATTCAAAAGTATCCTGAATTGATCTTACAAGACTTTGAATTTGATATTAGAGCAAACGATCACACCTTACTAAGCGGCCTGTGTAAGGTCTCGCTTTCGACAGCGTCACAATTGAATTCTCTCGGTGACTTCCAGAATTTTCAAGTCCCAGCCTTGTCTCGACGGGCTCCAGCAGAAGAGTTTTTCTATTCGGGTGATGAGACTGTGTGTTTGATTGATCACGTAGAGCCACTAATACCACGCGGGGGGGCATACGAAAATGGGCGTGTTAAGGGGTATAGACGTCTTTCACCAGATGATTGGTACTTCCATGCTCACTATAAAGATGACCCAGTGTTTCCTACCGGCTTAGCCTTGCAGATGGCTATTCATCTGGCTCAGCATAGTGCAAAAAAGCTTTGGCCAACGGGATGCTTTGCTTTTTCAGACGGGTGTAATCTGGAGTGGTTAAGTCGTGGCCAGGTTCGACCCTATCATGACGAGTTATGCCTGGATCTTCATATACATCGTACCGACGATGATAAGAGGTCTATGACCTGTGACGTCTATTTTCATGCTGATGGCCAAGCTATAGGGTTGGTCTCAGGCTTGGGTGTGGAGCAAAAGCAGGTCCATCTATGA
- a CDS encoding glycoside hydrolase family 44 protein, which translates to MMRLASFPTAALVSSLSFGMSAANTSPLPGPRDSTKGKGKLVNITIDSQYKTKISPWIFGANIIGSFKDVDDDMNLTFFRLGGNRLSAYNWENNYSHAGSDYNYQNDLWLCGVFNANCDEPGGVVTAFVEKAFANRASAVLLTIPILDHVAYKKTRGDVCLTKPTKDWQCPNRDHYKESFRQSKPKKDGPLSLKPNKDDAYVYQDEFVNWVKNRFKNHLSQGKKIFYSMDNEPGLWGATHNRVRPGGKYCEHNPSYPELLKRNIDYARAVKLNMKDSLVFGPAHYGWLGMKTLQNFASCSGDGGTPFYKYYMEGVRRAAGKQKSLVDVYDFHWYPEVRSNGKKGQRITGKATDKDTVVARVQAARSYWDPQFDEKSWISQDDLRSPVRLLPRVQSWIAQYNPGMGIAITEYTLGGEDHISGAIAQVDALGSFAREGVFAASFWPLAPRGSTSKYIRAAFKMFRNYDGKRSTFGDQMISAISDQVDKVAVYASTHSKDPKKLVLILINKSFKVQSTRITLNHKHSFKAANIFTLTEKSTEPEKSQKNLKKGTKTHLFDIPPMSVSTIELQ; encoded by the coding sequence ATGATGAGACTTGCTAGCTTCCCAACCGCAGCCCTGGTGTCAAGCCTAAGTTTCGGTATGAGCGCCGCAAACACTAGCCCCCTTCCTGGGCCTCGCGATAGCACAAAAGGCAAGGGCAAACTAGTAAATATCACCATTGATAGCCAATACAAAACAAAAATCTCTCCTTGGATTTTTGGCGCCAACATCATCGGCTCTTTCAAAGATGTGGATGATGACATGAATCTGACATTCTTTCGTTTAGGTGGAAATCGACTGAGCGCCTACAACTGGGAAAATAATTACTCACACGCCGGTTCCGACTACAATTACCAAAACGATCTTTGGCTGTGTGGAGTGTTTAACGCTAATTGTGATGAACCAGGTGGAGTTGTCACGGCCTTTGTAGAAAAGGCATTTGCAAATCGAGCTTCAGCTGTTCTGCTCACAATTCCTATTCTCGATCACGTCGCCTATAAAAAAACCAGGGGTGATGTTTGTTTGACCAAGCCAACCAAAGATTGGCAATGCCCCAACCGGGATCACTATAAAGAGTCGTTTCGTCAGTCAAAACCCAAGAAGGACGGGCCATTATCATTGAAACCCAATAAAGATGATGCCTATGTTTATCAGGACGAGTTTGTGAACTGGGTCAAAAATCGTTTCAAGAACCATCTGAGTCAAGGCAAGAAAATTTTCTATTCTATGGACAACGAACCTGGTTTGTGGGGTGCAACACACAACCGAGTGCGTCCAGGGGGTAAGTATTGCGAGCACAACCCGAGCTACCCTGAACTCCTAAAAAGAAATATCGACTATGCAAGAGCTGTGAAGCTGAATATGAAAGATAGCTTAGTTTTCGGCCCTGCTCATTATGGTTGGCTAGGAATGAAAACCCTACAGAATTTCGCGTCATGTTCGGGAGATGGTGGTACCCCGTTCTATAAGTACTACATGGAAGGAGTCCGCCGAGCTGCTGGAAAGCAGAAAAGCCTGGTCGATGTTTATGATTTCCATTGGTATCCCGAGGTTCGATCGAACGGAAAAAAAGGACAGAGAATTACTGGGAAAGCTACTGATAAAGATACTGTAGTTGCCAGAGTCCAAGCAGCTCGCTCCTATTGGGACCCACAATTCGACGAGAAAAGTTGGATTAGCCAGGATGATCTAAGAAGCCCCGTCAGACTACTACCCAGAGTTCAGTCATGGATTGCTCAATACAATCCTGGCATGGGTATTGCCATCACTGAATACACTCTGGGGGGCGAAGACCATATATCGGGAGCTATTGCACAAGTTGATGCTCTGGGCAGCTTCGCTCGTGAAGGAGTTTTCGCTGCTAGCTTCTGGCCCCTCGCTCCTCGTGGAAGCACATCCAAGTATATACGGGCTGCCTTTAAAATGTTCCGTAATTACGATGGCAAAAGAAGTACGTTCGGCGACCAAATGATTTCCGCAATCTCTGATCAAGTGGATAAGGTTGCTGTCTATGCCAGTACTCATAGCAAAGACCCTAAAAAGCTAGTGCTTATTCTCATCAACAAGAGTTTCAAGGTGCAATCGACCAGGATCACATTGAATCATAAACACAGCTTCAAAGCTGCCAATATCTTTACTCTGACGGAAAAAAGTACTGAGCCTGAAAAATCACAAAAGAATCTAAAAAAAGGTACAAAAACACATCTTTTCGATATTCCTCCAATGAGTGTAAGTACCATTGAGCTTCAGTAG
- a CDS encoding DedA family protein produces the protein MGFSEAEILSWFATYAYQPNLVYFAIVALMIASSFGLPVPEEVTLVGTGIVCYIGSRPDLYPPPYPGAPVVQVEVAATVALAAVFLSDYVVFSLGRFFGHRLVKTSFFKRNQDTFDKVKSWVDRYGMWAAGIFRFTPGLRFPGHLSCGMLGLRPSRFFLVDGAAALISVPTQVVLVAKFGEHILGTLQQFKIVLFSVIGLFLVFFIVKKLIQKRKDAALRNTGTGHSVEP, from the coding sequence ATGGGATTCTCCGAGGCTGAAATACTGTCCTGGTTTGCGACCTACGCATACCAACCCAATTTAGTTTACTTTGCAATTGTAGCCTTGATGATCGCCAGTAGCTTTGGCTTACCTGTTCCTGAAGAGGTGACACTGGTCGGTACCGGCATTGTTTGCTATATCGGCTCTAGGCCAGATTTGTATCCACCTCCCTATCCGGGTGCACCGGTCGTTCAGGTGGAGGTTGCGGCTACCGTGGCTTTAGCTGCCGTGTTCCTGTCGGATTATGTGGTGTTTTCACTGGGGCGGTTCTTTGGGCATCGCTTGGTAAAGACCAGTTTTTTTAAACGCAACCAAGACACCTTCGACAAGGTCAAGTCCTGGGTCGATCGCTATGGCATGTGGGCTGCAGGTATCTTTCGCTTCACCCCAGGCCTTCGATTTCCCGGCCATCTCAGCTGTGGAATGTTAGGGCTGAGGCCTTCGCGGTTTTTCCTTGTGGATGGAGCCGCGGCTCTCATTTCAGTGCCAACCCAAGTTGTTTTAGTGGCTAAGTTCGGTGAACATATCCTAGGAACACTTCAGCAGTTCAAGATCGTATTGTTCAGTGTGATTGGCCTGTTTCTGGTCTTTTTCATTGTGAAAAAATTGATTCAGAAGAGAAAAGATGCGGCTCTGAGGAATACCGGTACTGGGCATTCCGTCGAGCCGTAG
- a CDS encoding sugar-transfer associated ATP-grasp domain-containing protein, whose protein sequence is MINKLKTVLNKLRKEAEKRETSVLRVAQRAIDVRIRQRMYLDEAIMIGVLDPRLPSDVAKAYIGRGDFVKHIREINGDGKGLLADKSLFYQKFMRDGIKIPKCYIFYSPEETITGDQRKLVSQADWIEVIKNELPDDILIKPALSEFGLGIEAYSRKDGRFVNKSESLSYEELYHKITSQQAYGKCIVQQRLRNHDFIHDLSNAEALQCVRLITFDNGKSKETQFFTAWFKISSGKGITDNFLHGTTGNLLAMVNPEDGHIIKVYRAHPLGGIIADVERHSVTNRQLTGITLPLWDELKTLAEQASKAVLPVKAVGWDIAITNDGPVIIEGNSEFAAMGKEGPYFHRDDLDSLIQSVA, encoded by the coding sequence ATGATTAATAAGCTGAAGACAGTCTTAAACAAGTTGAGAAAAGAAGCAGAGAAGCGAGAAACTTCGGTTTTGCGGGTCGCACAAAGAGCTATTGATGTTCGGATTCGGCAGAGGATGTACCTTGACGAAGCGATTATGATTGGAGTTTTGGACCCGAGACTTCCATCAGATGTGGCCAAGGCCTACATCGGGCGAGGAGACTTTGTTAAACATATTCGGGAAATAAATGGGGATGGTAAGGGTTTACTCGCAGATAAGTCGCTGTTTTACCAAAAATTTATGCGAGATGGTATTAAGATTCCAAAGTGCTACATCTTCTACTCCCCAGAGGAAACCATAACTGGCGATCAAAGAAAGCTGGTTTCGCAGGCTGATTGGATCGAAGTGATCAAGAACGAACTCCCCGATGATATCCTAATCAAACCTGCACTGTCTGAGTTTGGACTTGGAATCGAAGCATATTCTAGAAAAGATGGTCGCTTTGTCAATAAAAGCGAATCACTGTCCTATGAGGAACTGTATCACAAAATAACATCACAGCAGGCATATGGGAAATGTATCGTCCAGCAAAGACTCCGAAATCATGATTTTATACATGACCTTAGCAACGCTGAGGCCTTGCAATGTGTTCGCTTGATCACCTTTGACAATGGTAAGAGTAAAGAAACCCAGTTTTTTACTGCTTGGTTTAAAATTTCTTCTGGGAAAGGTATTACCGACAACTTCTTGCATGGCACAACAGGTAATCTATTAGCAATGGTTAATCCAGAAGATGGTCATATCATCAAGGTTTATCGAGCCCACCCCCTGGGAGGAATTATTGCCGACGTGGAAAGACATAGTGTGACGAATAGACAGCTGACGGGGATAACGCTTCCCCTGTGGGATGAGCTGAAGACTTTAGCGGAGCAAGCGTCAAAAGCTGTACTACCAGTAAAAGCCGTTGGCTGGGATATCGCGATTACCAATGACGGCCCCGTTATTATTGAAGGTAACTCAGAGTTTGCAGCCATGGGCAAGGAAGGCCCGTACTTTCACCGGGATGATTTAGATAGTTTAATCCAGTCCGTTGCTTGA
- a CDS encoding 7TM diverse intracellular signaling domain-containing protein — protein MVHKLILFLTFALCGQDLALSKQEVRLGEELKKLELAGNYLEILEDQTGSLTLADIRSNSELNWTHPEGSPKYWNQDFFVWVRMVIAPVSGGRRDWTLEIPWPFLEQLDVYQIQANEVISQYRTGTKLPFHTRPIDFNYYAFPLEVSGDLPTEIYLRVHYPSDLRIPVTIWKNQNFLEHQIRVQAYFGIYMGIMIAMILYNMMLYLKLKDPNLVSYILFIATFALMQAVLLGLAFQHLWPNLPGFGQISYFITSASTSFFVLMFSRKFLKTKFYAPKMDKALFGLQAYAFGTFLLGFINHYQANFYASITGLIGPPILLGTAILTYLRGYKPARLYIIGFTTFLTGVTYNLLGSFSIVEESFLTQFGMPIGSAIEVLLTSLALGDRIKIEQDEQNATIQKLNDTLIREEQEKRKAKEQAIKLQQEHIITLDHLVERKSQQIKSIMKHIKQGIFTIATSDQNDDAEVELEGDFYIEGYYSGFLEDILGMTNLYGRDPLKILAEKTNLTQDEIARVRSSLFAALGSDPMNFDINIDNFPREVELDDKIIAINWQAISNEDDLTEKIMVVARDVTEVRQLELQTKEHKIQMEKIEEIIAVPMDRCQDFFIQCQKFLEENQRLIQSNQELSRSTLQIIFINYHTLKGNARSLAFKYIGEAIHLAEDRCQRIRNGDESWDQTALMRDHHSVQKTLNQYVELSSGKLGRIMKKGKFFDIEALQECVELIKALSPTAKVKHRKLIDSVYASYYKNSHDFFSEVFSQTNRLSKDLKKPVPHINVVGDPVLFTTDAASVLNNVFTHLIRNSMDHGLETENERIVQQKPAQGTITVTLTDLGSQLKIGFKDDGRGLDLTKIKALGIARDLISEDERDLDKIAHLIFAHSVSTAEDVTEISGRGVGLDAVKAYMDHLGKLDLTLLDIQDESNRASFEFELYLPDTCLYRLDEESSQSLAS, from the coding sequence ATGGTTCATAAACTTATTCTTTTCCTCACCTTTGCACTTTGTGGCCAAGACTTGGCTCTTAGTAAGCAAGAGGTGCGTCTAGGGGAAGAGCTAAAGAAGCTTGAGCTAGCAGGTAACTACCTTGAAATACTCGAAGATCAGACAGGTTCTCTCACTCTAGCGGACATCCGCTCGAACTCTGAGCTCAACTGGACTCACCCAGAAGGCTCCCCTAAGTATTGGAATCAAGACTTTTTCGTATGGGTTCGGATGGTCATCGCACCTGTATCGGGTGGAAGAAGGGACTGGACTCTAGAAATTCCCTGGCCATTTCTCGAACAACTTGACGTCTATCAAATTCAAGCTAACGAGGTTATCTCTCAGTACCGAACTGGAACAAAGCTACCATTTCACACAAGACCTATAGACTTTAACTACTACGCGTTTCCCCTCGAAGTGTCCGGTGATCTACCCACAGAAATCTATCTCCGCGTACATTATCCCAGCGATCTGCGCATTCCTGTCACAATTTGGAAAAATCAAAATTTTTTGGAGCATCAGATTAGAGTCCAAGCCTACTTCGGCATTTATATGGGGATTATGATCGCGATGATCCTCTATAACATGATGCTATACCTGAAACTCAAAGATCCCAACCTGGTGAGCTATATTCTGTTCATTGCAACTTTTGCTTTAATGCAAGCCGTTCTGCTAGGCCTAGCCTTTCAACATCTGTGGCCTAATCTCCCTGGCTTTGGACAGATCAGCTACTTCATTACTTCGGCATCTACATCGTTCTTCGTCCTCATGTTCTCTCGTAAATTCCTGAAAACCAAATTTTATGCTCCGAAAATGGACAAGGCTCTATTCGGGTTACAAGCCTATGCCTTTGGCACGTTCCTCTTGGGCTTCATCAATCACTATCAGGCTAATTTTTACGCGAGTATCACTGGGCTGATTGGTCCACCAATCCTACTCGGAACGGCTATTCTCACCTATCTGAGAGGTTACAAGCCAGCAAGGTTGTATATCATCGGCTTTACAACCTTTCTCACAGGGGTTACCTACAACTTACTAGGCTCTTTTAGTATTGTGGAGGAGTCTTTTCTCACCCAGTTTGGAATGCCCATCGGCTCTGCCATAGAAGTTCTCTTGACCTCTCTTGCCTTGGGGGATCGGATCAAGATCGAGCAGGACGAACAAAATGCGACGATTCAAAAGCTGAATGACACCCTAATTCGCGAAGAGCAAGAAAAACGAAAGGCCAAAGAACAGGCCATCAAATTGCAGCAAGAGCACATTATTACCCTCGATCATCTTGTAGAGCGCAAGTCACAGCAAATTAAATCGATTATGAAGCACATCAAGCAAGGGATCTTTACCATTGCAACTAGCGACCAAAATGACGATGCCGAGGTAGAGTTGGAAGGAGACTTCTACATTGAGGGTTACTACTCTGGTTTTCTAGAAGACATTCTGGGTATGACAAACCTATATGGCCGCGACCCTTTAAAAATTCTTGCCGAGAAAACCAATCTCACCCAGGATGAGATAGCTAGAGTCCGATCATCTCTTTTCGCAGCTCTAGGCTCTGACCCCATGAACTTTGACATCAATATTGATAACTTCCCGAGAGAGGTCGAGCTAGATGACAAAATTATAGCCATCAACTGGCAGGCTATCTCTAATGAAGACGACCTTACGGAAAAAATCATGGTTGTGGCGCGAGACGTTACAGAAGTTCGTCAGCTGGAGCTACAAACAAAAGAACACAAGATTCAGATGGAAAAGATCGAAGAGATCATTGCAGTTCCCATGGATCGCTGCCAGGATTTTTTCATTCAATGCCAGAAGTTTCTGGAAGAAAATCAGCGCCTTATTCAATCTAACCAGGAGCTAAGCCGATCCACACTGCAAATCATCTTTATCAATTACCACACATTAAAAGGCAATGCTCGCTCATTGGCCTTCAAATATATCGGTGAAGCTATTCACCTGGCAGAGGATCGATGCCAGAGAATCCGAAACGGTGACGAATCTTGGGATCAAACGGCCTTAATGCGGGACCACCACAGTGTTCAGAAAACCCTCAATCAGTACGTAGAACTCAGCTCTGGCAAGTTAGGGCGTATCATGAAGAAGGGTAAATTCTTTGATATAGAAGCCTTGCAAGAATGTGTCGAGCTGATCAAGGCCCTCTCGCCCACAGCCAAGGTGAAGCATAGGAAGCTCATCGATAGTGTCTATGCTAGCTATTACAAAAACTCACACGACTTCTTTAGTGAAGTCTTTTCACAAACAAATCGCCTAAGCAAAGATCTCAAGAAGCCAGTACCCCACATCAACGTGGTTGGCGACCCCGTTCTATTTACTACAGATGCCGCATCCGTACTAAACAACGTCTTTACCCATCTGATTCGAAACTCGATGGATCATGGTCTCGAAACAGAAAACGAACGCATCGTCCAACAGAAACCTGCACAAGGCACCATAACAGTAACACTCACTGATTTAGGGTCTCAGCTTAAAATTGGTTTTAAGGATGATGGCAGAGGATTAGATCTTACTAAAATCAAAGCATTAGGAATCGCGAGAGACTTGATCAGCGAAGATGAACGTGACCTCGATAAGATCGCTCATCTTATTTTCGCACATTCCGTCTCCACAGCTGAGGACGTCACCGAGATCTCTGGTCGGGGGGTTGGCTTGGATGCAGTTAAGGCTTACATGGACCATCTAGGCAAACTCGATCTGACGCTCCTAGACATACAAGATGAAAGTAACAGGGCATCCTTCGAATTCGAACTTTATCTTCCAGATACATGTTTGTATCGCCTAGATGAAGAGTCTTCTCAGTCGTTGGCCTCATAG
- a CDS encoding DUF6492 family protein gives MSKSFAIITPSYHVDAERCALLVDSFRKYITENAKHYIIVPKKDRALFEPMAGGRVEILFQDDLMPGWLLPLFFTSKWWLSLKTLPVRGWIRQQIVKLSAAIACDADYMLFMDSDCFFTRPFDPESLLDQEGRIPLFRETIEEIPKYRKWYECGAKILGINETIKVNLNYVGPFIFWTRADLLALLERLEQISGKSWQEVVCRQIDFSEYTVYGMFIEYIRRENSQHYHDNTIRTINYWPETPASFEDLLKLQGTISPEHFGAMISSKSNTPVESIVKAFNISA, from the coding sequence GTGAGTAAGAGCTTTGCCATCATTACGCCGAGCTATCACGTAGATGCTGAACGATGCGCTTTGCTTGTGGATAGCTTTAGAAAGTATATTACCGAAAATGCCAAGCACTACATCATTGTGCCGAAGAAGGATCGGGCCTTATTTGAACCCATGGCAGGTGGACGGGTTGAGATACTGTTTCAAGATGATCTAATGCCTGGCTGGTTATTGCCTCTGTTTTTCACTTCGAAATGGTGGCTAAGTTTGAAAACTTTGCCGGTCAGGGGGTGGATTCGCCAGCAAATAGTTAAGCTATCTGCGGCCATCGCCTGCGACGCTGACTACATGCTCTTTATGGATTCAGACTGTTTTTTTACCCGACCATTTGATCCTGAAAGCCTACTCGATCAAGAGGGGAGAATTCCTCTTTTTCGAGAGACAATCGAAGAGATTCCAAAATATCGAAAATGGTATGAGTGCGGGGCGAAAATACTTGGAATCAATGAAACTATTAAAGTAAACCTCAACTACGTCGGCCCATTTATTTTCTGGACCCGCGCTGATCTTCTTGCTCTCTTGGAGCGCTTGGAGCAAATTAGCGGTAAATCTTGGCAAGAGGTTGTATGCCGCCAGATAGATTTCTCAGAGTATACTGTCTATGGGATGTTCATCGAGTATATCAGACGAGAAAACTCACAGCACTACCATGATAACACGATCAGGACTATCAACTATTGGCCTGAAACCCCTGCAAGCTTTGAGGACTTGCTAAAGCTTCAGGGAACTATTTCACCGGAGCATTTTGGAGCGATGATATCTAGCAAGTCGAATACTCCTGTAGAATCTATCGTGAAGGCATTCAATATCAGTGCTTAA